CCTGCAGCATTCCAGTGTGTTTCCAGCCTCCACTCCTTCTGGCCTCTCCGATGACCCCCAGTCAGTGTCGCCGTCTCCCAGCTATATGTGGTCCTCTAATGCGCCACCTCGTTACTCACCACCGTATTTTCCACCTTTTGAAAAGCCACCGCCTTATACGCCATAAAGAAtgtgggaaagaagaaaaaagtatttgccaTTGAAATAATTGTgaacattttgtatttatattttactgtGGTAGGGAGCAGAAGGATAGATACAGAAGATAATTGCAAATACAAATATTAGACTGGACTGTTCTTTCTTGCGAGACTTACTTCAAAGGTTTAACAACAGAATATGAGGAAGGGGACATACTACTGATGTTTTGCAATGTCAGTGAGTAGCAGGTGACCTAAATTCCAACCTCTTTGTGTTACCGCAAGGTTCATGTAGTCCTGGGTTTTTAATAAAGCGATACAACACAGATGATAGATTCTGGTCTGCCTTACTCCACCTTGTGCCAAGCTGAAGTAAGGGTAGCCAAGATCAATAGTTGCCAGAGAGCATCAGTCTGTTTAAGGTGAGGGTGCTTGCAGACAACTCGATTTGACACTTGTTTTATTTGGCCTTGAGGCTCCAGTTGCTGGGATTTCTGGGGGCTGTAGAACCTAGCTCACATCATGTGTTGGTTACAGCCTACACACTGGAAAAATCTTGAGGGGAATGACAACAGTGTCTCAAACTTTAACACTAATGAGAAGAGATAACATCATAGGATATTTTCATGTATGTCTAGCAAAACAATTGGaatattgtttttttaaggggATAAGCTTTAACAGGCAAGCTGTTTCTATTTCAGGATGATTCTTAAGATAGAAGGTGAAATGGAGTTGTCTCTCTCTGAATTCTGTGTAAGTAATGCTGAAGTCAAATAGTTTGGGTGGTTGCACTGCCTAAATCTTCCTTGTATTCCTATCAAGAGCATCAGGAACTGTCCACAAGTCACTGAAACAGtgcagtgaaaatatttttttcccttctgtttggttgagaaatttttttttttagcttgtgcttttaacttttttaatggACTGAGTCATCACACTGAATAAGCACTGTTTTAGTAGCTGTATTATGGGCTGCACATAAGGAATATCCACTAGTAGCTCTCCAAGATGTAAGTCTCACACGGATACAATTCAACACCTTGTAATATAGGATGAAACTGATAGGAATTTGCAATTATTGTTGTGACTTTCATTTAATCTCCAGCTGATGACTGTGCTGATTGATCTAGATTCCAACAGATTTTGCATGCATCCTGCATAACAAAAGAAGGTCAGCTTTGTTACACAGCATCCTGTAAAGTGTGGTTCTACTCCAGGAAGTGATTTCAGATGACAGTGTTCAGATCTGAGCTGCTCAGCCTGAGTGTTCTCAACTGCTTACTTCAGGGATAAAAAGAAGGTACTGACATTTTAGCCCTTATTTCCTAAAGATTTCATTTCCTTGGCGTCAGATTGTTGACCCTAATCCTCAGTTGTCTACCTTTACTTTCAGACAAAAAAGGTACCTAAAAGCTAAATCTGGCTTTCAGAATCCAGAAATGGGATATatgcggggaggggggaatcCAGTTGGGTTTTAAACTGTGGCATCTCTCTAATTTTAacctaaaaaagaaagaaagaaatactgtcaacatggaaaacaaacactgaagtCTAATGTCACTTTTCAAAGTACATCCACACTTTATAACGCTGTTTTTAATCCTATGCATTTGCAAAGCCTGTAGGCTAGGCTATGTGTTAACCTTATTTCCACTGTTAAATACTAATCAGTACATTAATAAGCTAAAGAATGACACTGTTTATCCAGAAGCAAGTGTTAACTTTTCTccagtaacaaagaaaaataaatggctggAGAAAGGAATACAACTCACAGGATTTAAAGCAGTAGTGTATGCAGAATATATCCTGGTGACATTTTGTTTTACTATAGATTGTTAAAGAGCAGCTTCTATATATTTGCATActggaaataaatttatataCTAGGGCATCATCCATTTTGTACTACATTTTCCTGAATTAAATCTTGATAGAGATCATGGGCAATTTCAAAATAGACAGTACTTCTGATAAAACTCCCCACAAAACTAGAATCAGAAGGGCACATTaatatcataaaatattttattgctgcATCTTTGATATAAAAGCTAACAGTCCTGTCCCACTTCTGACAAACAAACTCTACCATTTGTGCCTGTCAACTAAATAGGGCTAGAAGGACTAGGGGACACTACAGGACAGGACTAAGAAACTCATGAGAATGTGACTTGGTGGCAGATAAATAATTAGGAAATTACTGTGTCATTGGTTTTGAGTTGACAAATACTAAACTTAGGAAATTAtccaaattatcttttttttttcttgtaaggtatatttaagcaaaaattACATTGCTGCTTTAAATTCACTATAAAAGGACAAGTCCatcttcacatttaaaaaattaccgGTGGGATTTTCTGTTGAATTacctgtttccttctgcttgATCAAAACTAAGCGTTTAATGTAAATGCAACATTCTGCACTGTATTCATCATTTCTTATGAGAATGTCAAGATTGTGACTCATATGTACCCTTTTATTACTTTACCaaagttaaataaaattgtGTGACTTTTGTAAACATTTATAAATTGCATTTCACATTTTAGCAACTTCACTGTTTTACAAGCATCTTTAATGTTAGTTGATGAATCCCAGTATAATAGCAccgtttaaaaaaaacccaacagtggCAACACAAAAAAGCGTGccacaaaaatgtattttgctatAATGCAAACCGGTGTTTCTACCAGGATTAGCtagagacacttttttttttttttttagattgtttGTAAAAGCCCCAAATGCCCCCCCACTTTGTAATTCTGCAGTTCTACCCACGCAGTGGGGTGTCCTGACTTCAATCACTGTAAAGTTATATTACTGCTGATTTTTTGCTTAACACTGAGTCGAATAATCCAGCCAGTGCAGCATCAGTGTCTCCTTTACTTACTTTCATGTTGCCTAGATTACTCTGGGTTTAATTGGGcctataagaaagatgggaaaagaaagacttttattagggcctgtagcaataggacaaggggtaatagttttaaactgaaagagggtgcgtttagatgagatattaggaagaacTTCACTGTGAGGGCAGCGAGGctctggcacaggttgcccagagcagctgtgggtgccccatccctggcagtgtccaaggccaggctggatggggcttggagcagcctgggctggtggaaggtgtccctgcccatggcagggggctggaactagatgggcttcaaggtcccttccaacccaaaccattctatggttctataaCTCTGTCCTACTAATGCCAGCTGCTCCTTGATATTAGCAGAAGTAGGTGGAAGCCCTAAGCCAAGGAGATAAAAGCATCTAAAACATCATTTGGTactttacttattaaattgcATTCCTTACCTGCAAGAAGTCTGCATAAAGTAACTCATTTTCTCCATGTTAGCCACAGTTCACTAACAATCTAACTCTTCCAAATCGTAACTAGTCAGCAACCTGGTAAGAGAAGGTGCCCTAACCATGAGTTAGCTGAAATGCATTGCACTGGTCACTGGGTgtgtttttcttgatttctaGCTCATTTGCAGTGATGGTAGTAGTCAGACAGACTGTTCATCTGCCTATTCTGAGAGTAAGCATGCATCATAACACTCAGCTTACAATACACAGGGGAGTTTTTCAGctaatttgttttcttggaaaGTGCTCAACCAGAAGAAAAccacccaacaaacaaacaaacaaaacaaaaaaatagaaaaaaacaaagtcccaaatacaaacacacacacacagagcccccAGGGGTTCCCTACTGTTCCCAAAGACCTGGAAAGGGAAATTATGTGAACTGTTGCTAATGTAACACATTAGACTGTAGAAGCTGAGTTGTCATTAGAAAGAAACACGCTACACCCATCTTtagaattaaacatttttatttttgccataGAAAGCTCTAAGAACTAATATCAAGTATTGATTAATGAAAAGTAGAACACaacttttaaaagtatgttaAGGAAAGACTGTACAACTATATACATTAAAGATGTGGCAAAAGTGATAAATGCTTCACATGGAACAATTCCTAGGCAATAGCTGTAGAACTCCATGTTCAATGTATATAGTCATCAGCTTCTGCATCTTTTTATAAGCTGCATGCCTTaacattacaaaataaataagcagtCAATTGTTGTCTCAATATTTGTTTAATTCACATACTGGAATGCTATGGTATGAGTCCCCAAAGAAACCATACAGTGAGGATGCAGCCACCGTTATCATACTTTGCAGCAGATCCATTGTTCTTATATGCATATAAATGACTGTGAGGTTTGCTACCATactctgttaaaatttttactttttatataaatgctttttcagattcaatcattttcttccattacCCCAAAGCCAATTTCTCAATATTTACATAAGATTTTTCATTAAGTTAAACTGGAAGGTAAGtgtttacaaaaacaaacaaaaaatcaaatatatgtGCAATAGCCAGAAATCTAAATATAAAAGCTCATAGCCCCATAAAAAGTTTTAAACGAATGGATTTAACACGTTTCCAAACCAATAAATACAGgtagtgaaattaaaaaaatgttttacatgaCCTCTGCACTTTGGATATCAAAAATCACTTCCAAGGAAAACTGAAGACCCTGAGACACATGCAAGCAAGCACGAGTCTTCTAGCAAAAATAGTTACAAAGCCctaattttccagttttcctcaaaaagaaaaaaaaaaagatacctttAGTAGGCACAGTTCAATTTAAGGTCTTAAATATATCAGCAGCAAATATTGATAGCCATTATATTTAGCTATTACTGAATGTACACTTTGCAGTGTATGCTTACTTCCATATGTGTCACatcaataacaaaaataacattgtatttttttctcatcaaaaAGTTCAGGAAGTCTCAATATAGCACTCACCCAGGTGTGTCAGAGCTACCTGTGCCAATACAGGCCATCAGCACTTACATCTTGGGATGATTACGTTTGACTACTGAAATGCCATCTCAGATAACATCCAACCTGTAACATCTGAAAGCATACCCCATTATATTCAAAGGGGTCTGCAATATGACCTGAAAATAATCATGTCTATCATCTTCTTGTCCTACAAAACAGAGGTGCTGAGCATTACATGAATAAGGTAAACaaatcctcctctttttcccaTCGTTACTCATACAGATTTCTGGTACCCTTTTTTATAGTTCAAGTTGCATTTGAACCATTTACcatttaaatgtctttctgtCTAGAGCATTATATGTCTAAAACCTTAACTTTCAAGGTCACAGGATCAAGATGCTTGCTTAAAACGTGAACAAGAAAAAACTTTTAACTGTCATTTAAGCAATGAAAGGTTACGATAACTAATACTATGCACAACAATCTTTCTCAGTCATCTTCTAGAACTTGAGTTGCTTTCCTATTACCATTTACAAAAACTCAACAAGTCACTAAATCTGAAATGTTAAACTATGGCTCCAGTaaacagctgtttgtttttctcagtcTGTTTCCTATTCAAGTTGGACATCTAATTCATCTTCTAAGTGCCTAAACATGTACCaactgcaaggagaaaaaaaggacaatgtaataaacccaaaactgaaaatggaTGGCAACCACCACAGAGAAATGATATTTTGGATTATGGTGGATGGAGGGTATTTTTTTGATTGTTGGTTTAGTCCTCATGTTTCCACACCTTATAAACAGGGaaggcggggggcgggggggaataTCCAAATCCCTGTTTTACTTAAATATCTAACCAAACAGGCATTACAAGATCCTCAGCAGTCTGTGCTAAATCAACACAACACATAGATAATTTCATAGTTTTTGGAAGTATATGCCAAAGCCTTCAGCTAAAAAGTATTACTTTTATCAtcagtattaattttttaaaaaataccagaCTGAAGCCCTTTTGAAGAGCAAAAAATAAGAACAGCACTTTATTCCAAACTAACTACTGGCATCTTTTCTAGTGGTAAACACCCAACATTATTCCTCAAGCtctgaaaaggcaaaattatCTCCTCATTAAGCGTTCTAAGCTTCTTCACTATTGAGCTTCATAggtttcggggggggggggggggggctgtcccATAGCAAAAGAGTAAAATATGATGGTCCAGTCACTGAATATTCATACTCTGCTCACCACGCTGCCAAGTATAAATAAAGTTTGTTAGCCCTCACTGAATATCTCTTGTTGACAAGACTATTTGCATGATGACAGATGATTCATAGCGCTCATAAGCAGAACTAAGATGGTAGCTCAAAAATACACTACTCCAAACTACTGAATCAGTTATTTTGGACCCTTGCAGTAATGCGCTGTTCACAAAAATAAACTTAAGTTGTgggatgttttcttttaatggttCCATATTCAAGCGACTAcaatgaaaaatctgtttccttggTTAACATCTAAACAGAATCCAGCATTAAAGTGCcaacataaaagaaaaggtTTACATAGTGCGGGTACAGAAATACCTCAATTACTTTAGAAGAAAGATTTCTAGCTCTTTAGAAGAAATTGTACCTTTTCAAGCTACAAATCCCCACGTTTTGATCAAAATTAACATACCAGAAAACACTGCCAGCTCCTTAGAAATGTCTCGCTTCCTATGCAAGTAACCTTTCAGATGAATTGCTTCCACAAATCACTTGCAGCTACTAATGATCCATTGTAAATGCTACCATTTGATGACTTGGTAGAACAAGTTAACTTGTTTTCACTTTAACATTTGATTTTACAATGATTTTAACAGTTCATTTAAAACAGCTGCGATATTCAGCTGCACTGAATCCTTTTTCCAGcatttaatgtatttcagtaAGATTCCGGTATTACAAACTCAAATTCAGTACTTCCCTCTGatggattttgtttaaaaattgcttCATTTCCCTGTGGAATGAAAATGTCATCCCAGGTAATTTGTTTGGCTGGAGTGTTAGATGTTGTTCCTTCAGTACCATCCTTCCCTGTGCCAACACGATAAACAATTCCACCCTCGTTTATTACCGGTATACTGCTTGAGTGATTAGCAATGTACGCATACTGTCTGATCTGCAAAGACCTGCAAGGATGCAATCGATAAAGCTTGGTGTCTCCAGAAGGGTCTTGGCTATGAACTGATCTTATGTGGGAGGCCGTAATTTGGTAGTTGATGAACGATTTCCCACATGCCAAGCACTGATACCTTCGCTCACCGGTGTGGTGAATCTCATGCTTTGTACGGTATTCTGCAAGAGGAAACACTTTGTCACAGTATCGACACGGATACTTCTTCTCCCAGGAGTGAACGTTAAAATGTCTCCGTAAACTCGTCAGACAGGCATACGATCTCTTACACACAATACAAATGTAGTAGACTCTTCCATCCACTATGAGCTCGTAATGGTCATCGTGCTTTACTTTCATGCGCTTCCTGTTTGGAGAATCACCACCAGATGTTCTGGGCGTTTCATCAGGCTTGGCTTCACCTTCCTCAGAATCACCCTTCACAGGAATGACTATGTCGTACGTATCCTCACCGATATTTGCATAAACCTTACAGCCTGTGGATAAGCCTTCGATTTCAGTTGCTGTATCTAATGTTATGATTTTCTGCCCTTCCACCGCTGGCTTTGATGCTATACCTGAACCCAACTCCTTGTTGTTTCCGGTAAGGACatctgagatttttattttaaattctccAGGTTTAGAAGATGGCTCTTGTGAACATGTTACAACCTGCTTTTTCTGTACACCTGATCCTTCTGTGGTTGCTGCCTTGGGTGTAGAAGGTTGCTGAACCAAATTGCTACTGCTCACTGAATCAGGACTAGAGGAGCTAATGATGGCGACATCATCTTCAACAACCTCTTCCTCATCAACAGCAGTTGTTTCCACTTCAGTTAAGGAGCCATTATTAGATGGCTGCTGGTTCTCCTCAACTAAATTAATTGTAGGGGTCACATGTGTTTGATGCGAGGAGCTAGCACTGAGTGATGAGTTAAGCAGAGGCTTATTTAGCACA
The genomic region above belongs to Falco peregrinus isolate bFalPer1 chromosome 13, bFalPer1.pri, whole genome shotgun sequence and contains:
- the ZBTB33 gene encoding transcriptional regulator Kaiso isoform X2, with product MEGKNLISATDAQYSSVLLQSLNEQRGHGLFCDVTVIVEDRKFRAHRNILSASSTYFHHLFSEAGQVVELSFVRAEIFSEILNYIYSSKIISIRSDLLDELIKSGQQLGIKFIADLGVPPSEGKDMPSEVKGGASEASTSSPGQKDAQTQVPVIRPESQEVMDGMPVITQSFSLRGIEYETTKITVSDSDDEDDDVIFCSEIVPPKECTKDTNAATQNQPCPSLAGVSDQKSCGSGGSPHLTSITAAQKLTSCASQLSPTQMQSSTASLVSAAPQHLTPSIIVLNKPLLNSSLSASSSHQTHVTPTINLVEENQQPSNNGSLTEVETTAVDEEEVVEDDVAIISSSSPDSVSSSNLVQQPSTPKAATTEGSGVQKKQVVTCSQEPSSKPGEFKIKISDVLTGNNKELGSGIASKPAVEGQKIITLDTATEIEGLSTGCKVYANIGEDTYDIVIPVKGDSEEGEAKPDETPRTSGGDSPNRKRMKVKHDDHYELIVDGRVYYICIVCKRSYACLTSLRRHFNVHSWEKKYPCRYCDKVFPLAEYRTKHEIHHTGERRYQCLACGKSFINYQITASHIRSVHSQDPSGDTKLYRLHPCRSLQIRQYAYIANHSSSIPVINEGGIVYRVGTGKDGTEGTTSNTPAKQITWDDIFIPQGNEAIFKQNPSEGSTEFEFVIPESY
- the ZBTB33 gene encoding transcriptional regulator Kaiso isoform X1, which translates into the protein MSHFRAARGFRRPPGRAGAGGGAGAGRPRPRAHRPTRPCGNTAPRRRRSRQRRSRRRLPLCCRRWGSPAAAGWAPAGSMDVRTAAAPGMEGKNLISATDAQYSSVLLQSLNEQRGHGLFCDVTVIVEDRKFRAHRNILSASSTYFHHLFSEAGQVVELSFVRAEIFSEILNYIYSSKIISIRSDLLDELIKSGQQLGIKFIADLGVPPSEGKDMPSEVKGGASEASTSSPGQKDAQTQVPVIRPESQEVMDGMPVITQSFSLRGIEYETTKITVSDSDDEDDDVIFCSEIVPPKECTKDTNAATQNQPCPSLAGVSDQKSCGSGGSPHLTSITAAQKLTSCASQLSPTQMQSSTASLVSAAPQHLTPSIIVLNKPLLNSSLSASSSHQTHVTPTINLVEENQQPSNNGSLTEVETTAVDEEEVVEDDVAIISSSSPDSVSSSNLVQQPSTPKAATTEGSGVQKKQVVTCSQEPSSKPGEFKIKISDVLTGNNKELGSGIASKPAVEGQKIITLDTATEIEGLSTGCKVYANIGEDTYDIVIPVKGDSEEGEAKPDETPRTSGGDSPNRKRMKVKHDDHYELIVDGRVYYICIVCKRSYACLTSLRRHFNVHSWEKKYPCRYCDKVFPLAEYRTKHEIHHTGERRYQCLACGKSFINYQITASHIRSVHSQDPSGDTKLYRLHPCRSLQIRQYAYIANHSSSIPVINEGGIVYRVGTGKDGTEGTTSNTPAKQITWDDIFIPQGNEAIFKQNPSEGSTEFEFVIPESY